In the Triplophysa dalaica isolate WHDGS20190420 chromosome 8, ASM1584641v1, whole genome shotgun sequence genome, ACTCCAGCATCTTCTTCTCTCTGGAGAAGTCCAGCGCCAGTGCGTCGAACGTGTCGTTCAGGTTTATCTCCGGGATCAGGACCTGAGAGGAtgctgttgccatggagactCTAGAATCACATTTCAAACACAGTAAGAACGATAACTATAAAGAGAAGGCTTTGTATGATCGTTCAAAATTTAGGAGAGTAGTCTACACCACAACTATGAGgataataaaacagaaagacTCCTGCGGGATGTTTTGGTCAGGCGTCCTCACCTCTCAGCGATGCTCTTGGCCGTCTGTAGGAAGCGTGCGTGATCGGTTTCTTTCAGAGTCTGATCGGCTTGAGTTATGAGAGATGATGATCtttccaagaactgtttgcagTTAGCGATCTGTTGAGCCAGCTTTCTCAAGCGCACCACCTGCAGACAGACACAagttaagaaaaacataacagcATACGACAAACTCCTCACAAATCACATCTTCACATCCCGTCTGCaaacaaaattcacatttctatGTTTTAATATGCTTTCAACAGCACATTATGAGTTTAACTGTGCACAACATAAAACTTTGGTAAATGAAATTCACTACGATTGAAAGAtatcatgttttataaatgaagtATAAAATAACTGATACATAACTAGTCAATTTAGGCAAACACCTTTAAATCATAAACGTTTTTTAAGATCATAAGAGACATAAATTCTGTGAAGTGTTTCGCTGGAGTATAAGTGGCCTTTGACATTGATATGTGTTCAGGAAGGAAACAGTGCTTCCTCTGAGCAAAACTCTAAAGTCTTTGTTTCTATGCTATTGCAGAATAACTCTACATCAACACTAAACCCTCACGCTCAATGTGACAAGTGAATTAACTTTATTTCATCATGTATGAAACTATAACATTTGTTGAAATCATAGACTAAGCAtcctgttgtttatgttatattaATGTACAATAGCTTTAGATAATACGTTGTCATTTTGATGGTACCTTTCCTTCTCGTATCTTGGTGCTGATCATTTGTCTTCTCTGCTGTACGATGTTGATGAGGATGTCACACTCCTCTACCAGTTTACTCTCCTGATGAGATGCGTTAtgctaaaatcaaaacaaatcaacgAATGAAGAAATAGCgcaaatgcaaaaataacacaaatgggGACCATTAACCAGAACAATTTACCACAATAACTAATCTTGTGATCAAATAACAAGGTCTAATACTGTGCGTCTGCAGTAAAaggtgttaaaaaaaaactgcacagaTAACCTTAAATGACTATAATTTCAGATTATATCAAATTTAATGAAATGCACATATTATGTTTTCTGTGTTCAGTAATGTCATCATTAATGTTGTTTATCATAAAAACACTCTGTTTGAGTTATTATCTTTGTCTATTGTAGTTGTgatgttaatttaatttcactGAGTTGTATATGGGTAGTTATACCATGGTCTATTTGAATactcaattctgattggctggaggatgtgcattaaaaccctttaacgcaCGGGTAGCttcagtcagtttgattacatttgaaattaCCTTACAGAATAACCGTCATTTTCatctgtttgatctaaaattacactttaaacatcaataaaagcttaaacttggcaaatgaccatggtataagcgggataatccacaTCTAGttgtgcattaaaggattttaatgcgcTTCGTGTCAGGTGGTTCCAGGCCTCCATGTCAACTATTGGGATTATTCCTTACTTGAGAAATAAATTTTAGACAGCCAAAgttgataaaaatattacaataagaTAAACCTtgctcttatgctattttatatcaTTCATCTACATATTAAGAACATGTAAAGTAATATATtgttaacagtttgtttttcaaattttttgcTATGGCGgctatttttatgtattattttgtatgtatagtATATATTAGAATTATTTATcttcttatttcttttttagtTTCCTGCTTAAAGTCCCAATCAACTGGAAGTTGCGaccgtttttacttccgtattttgatgcAGTTTCGAGTGAAATGGGGTGCGTCtgaaatcgcctacttccagACTATATAGTAGGCGGAAATTAGTATGAGTCATAATAGTAtgtcagtatgcaaaaaacagtaggcgagaaatacccggatggtctactgcttCCGCCGACATTCATGAGAGTAGATtggatggacacttctctatcccatgatgccaagGAACTGAGCaatggtcaaatttcaaaagtaaatcaaataaatataacagaaaGCTTCAAGCCAGACGTCTGTTTCTAATGAAAGTGCCAATAAATTACTTTctcgtgactaaattatgtttttatcaacgctcaAGTGTAGGatgttgttaatacgtcataggtcaaagagttttcgggtcacatgaccataaaacatggcagaCATAGTGTGCAGAAATATCTTCATACTACTCTCATTCTAcatagaacgtactgtttttATGGCCGATAGGtccttattcaaattcagtacgtactgtcacaaTATGCCACAGTATGGAatttgaaggggaggagttaacggatgctccgcccaagccgtctaacatacctCATAAAAGATGTATAGTCACTACAGGAAGGAAGAGCACTTTCAGATTTTAGCTAAAGATTTTGAGGGCACAAGAATTTTAAAAATAGAATGACCCACaatgataaactatttacaataaacgctgcaatatttcatgaaaaaatagacattgttattttttatttcacttggaCTTTATCATCAGGGTAATTGACTGTGAATGAAAATAATCCTTTTAGGCTAATTTATGTATATTGTTAAATAATGTACATGgtcccttttaaaataaagaaataaatagtaatgaataaattatattatcacAGTATTAACCAGAATAAATAGTTGTTCCATCAAGTAATATAACCGTATAGGTGTAAAAAAGCAACTTGTCACAGATTCATTTAATAacatgagaatttttttatttagtaagtaATTATAAAGAACATATCAAAAATCCAGTCAATATAAAAAGACATGActgattcatatttaaattcagCAGTCCGTGGCTTTACCTCCACATGTTGACAGGTCTGGATCAACTTTCCCATCAGGTTTTCCAGCTCATTGTTTCTCTTGATCAGATTGCTGAGGTTGGAATCCAACATGTGctgaaaaaagagcaacaaagCCACAAGATTatcaaaacatcattttataaTGTCAATACAGAACACCTTCAGAAgagctgaacacaaaatatccTACATCCATAATGATGTTTGAAGAGGCCGGTGGCTTGAGCTCgtctgtttaaaaaacagattttccaGACTGATGCTTATATCAAACGTCATGTGACAGACCCCACGGCCCTCCAGCACTAAACCCacagagagaggagaggaggGGGGATCAAGCGTCTGACACGGATTAGGAATTATAAAAGTAGATCAAATCCATCTGCAGTTTATGTCTCCATTATGAATCCtgatattttaccatttttcaaatacaaaatggTTCATTCAAATAGTTTTAAGTAAAACATCTACAATTTTGTACATCTCTCTATTGCTTTAATGACAGCAGCGCTCGAACAGAACAAAAACTGATGATCCGTGATCTCCACACAGCATCTTTTGTGCTTCAGTGGAACCCTGTGGAAAATCTTTTGTATGAAGTTACGTAACACGGTCCGTCACAAACTCACTTATATTTGATAAGTGACCTAGAAATAGCCATGAATCATAAATATTTCctctttattttatatcaaacgtcttttatttgaataataaaaatggaaCGAAAGAGAAAAAATGTGCATTATACTGTGAGGAGACTGTTAGCACATTTTTGTTGAATGAATAAGTGGTCATAATAATCGAGAAATATCATAAAGATCTTTATTATCTGGCCAGTGAATGGGTCTGTGtgatatatttactgtatgatTTATTCCTATTAAAAATCAAATGACAGTGCACGCATGTTAAACAGGACTGAATGAGCTCAAGCGTTGATAAGCGACCACAGTGAACACGCAGCACGTGTTCAGATGCTATAAATAGATGATGAGATGAAAATCAGGTTCTGCGATTTGACACAAAATTCATCCCAGATTAATTTTTCAGAAGACACTGTCCGTGTTTATATCTGGGATGCAAaccacataaaaaatgtaacacttAACATTATGGCACcctttattaagcatttataaatgtgttcattaatgataaataagtcatttacaaatgcattatgaagcagttataacggaatgaataaaaagagggaTTATAACCAAATACCTCCTAAATAGTGAGACACTTttaactcacatgttataaatgcttaataaatgtttttattcattatttatttgacttgaTGCAGATTCATTATTAACTTGATGTTGTTTTCTTATCTGCTCACTATTTAGGAGGTATTTGGTTAGAATCCACTATTTTATTCCTGCAATTATAACagctttttaatgcatttgtgaatcacttattaatcatttatgaacacatttataagtGCTTAATAAAGGGtgccttaatgtaaagtgttaccgaatttgttttactttttttttgtggtttgcaTCCAAGAAACAAACACCGACAGTGTcttctgaaaaaatgtattttgtgttaaatcGCAGAACCTGATTTTCATCTCATCATCTATTTATAGCATTTGTAAATcctttttgtgaaaaaaaaacatttataaatgcttcataaagaGTGcttttaatgtaaagtgttaccgcaaaatctgcaatattttaaaaacatgacgTTATTGAGGAACAAAGAAGAATTTCTATAAAACACCTTGAATCTTTGATCATCTTTGGAGGACACagacactttttaaaaatctCCTTTCTTAGTTTCAGTAAAAACAGAGCAGTAACAGTGATGACATCATCCTGCActgcacatatttctgtctaaTATAACTTAACGCCCCGCCCCCTCGTACAAACTACTGACAAGAGGAAAAACTTTCATCTGTCACATAAACTACAGGCTATTGGCTATTTTAAAAAGCCATTTTATGAGATTTTAAGTGCTTGGGTGTGCACTGAAATAGAGGCTTTTATCCTCTTCACTAAATCATTTATATCCTCCATGTTCAGGTGTTAAAAGCCAAAGAGAAGCGGAGAGAGAACAAGAGCTCCTATTGTTAGCGCAGATCAGATTCTCTGAGAAACTCTGAGATCATCCACATCCAGAAAACACAACGAGAGGTGTTGACGCTATCTTCAACAACATTTGTGTTGCAGTCTTTAAAACGGTCTAGTCTTTAATcattcaagtgttttttttcagatcTCATGATATCACTGCAGTGAAACGTTCACTCTGAACAAAATCTGCTTTCACAGTTCAAGCGTCGGTGTGAAATCTGATCGCTGGAAATGATGACGGGGGTGTCAGACGGTTCCAGCGTTCTGATTCTTTCAGGAAGGAAAAGGGTCTTTCCAAGCCAAAGGTGCCGAACTAAACACAGCGTCCAGCCGAGGGAAAACGCCTGGCTTCCTATTTCATTCCTTCTCAATGATTTTCCACTCATTGTCTGGGCTTTAAAGTCTTACGTTTTCAAAGAAAATCAACTTTTAGCGTGCGTGACAATCCAGCGTACTTTACATTTTCTGTCTAGCGATGGACCTGTCAGAACACCTTACAGACCTGTATACCACACAGGGCACCCTAGTGACCGCTTTAAACATCTTGGAAACCTTCTAGCAACTTCAAAGTAACCCGACATGAAAAGTGATATTTCGCAATATTTCTGTCCaagtttacttttaaaatgatctgtGGATCCAATGTTGACAGATAATGAAGTTTATTTTCTGCATAATCTGTCACAGAAGATAAAGGCAAGAAAAAGATTTGAAGTCACAAACTCAGCAAATCCATTTAGAGAAGATAAAACTAACTCGCCCTTACGTGAAAGAACAATTTAATAGAGTCAGATTATTTTAATGTCtgtttattgctttttataGACTTCTATAGAGAAACACGAGTGTTTGCGTGTGACGTGGTGGTATGTTTTTTATGGATGCACCGATAGGATTTTTTAAGACCGATACTGATAGTCAATTGCGTGTACTACACAATATTAGCTCATATTTCTGCGTTCAattaatttgaatgaaaatgaattcgatccatttacattttaagagaggcacaagtgtaaatgtgcctaaatttaagttaatttaaaaatataataaaacaacatgacaatcttcaAAGGAGATTTTTGctgtccaatatttattttatttaaaacattaactcaaatttgacttaaaatgtaacatttctttaaCTCATTGCCTCTTTGCTGTTAATTAATAAACCTGATTCATTTTATGTGTTCGTGTCCACCAGATGCTAAAAAGTCCACTAAAgttacacaaaaccacaccacTCTTCACACAAAGAACAAgcagattacatatttaaacactaGCTGAATAATTATTAGCGCTTTTCATATcacaatttgaattttttaagcggataaataaaaattaatccAATATCGGGGGTCGATACATCGGTAGAtcccaaaaaatgttttatgatattttgtattgttttaagaATGAACTCACTTTATTTCGGACTTAATGTGTCACGTCATTGGTGTTCTGAAGTGAATATATCTTGACTGGAAGTATGCTTAGACATTTTGTACTGAAAAACGCAACTAAAAACCTTTTTCTGCTGCATGAAACGTTTTACATCACCGGTTTAATTTTGCACCCCGAAATCCAGAGAAAAATGAACCAAATTCTCCTGAAACCATGAAATAGCTAAAACTTCATTGTGATATTATTCTTGTCTCAACTCTCCTTCCTGTAATGCATCTGGACATTTTTGGGGATTGCCATTAAACGTAAAGGTCATTTTTATCTGTTCTTTTACTGTAACTGATGTTTTCCAGCCCCTCGTTTACCGTGAAGAATTCAGTTTAACTCTCCCGGCGTCTCTTACCTTCAGCTTGTCATATCTCTCTCCTAACGCCGACACCTTATGGTCGCGGTGATGTCCCACCAGTTTACACAGAGAGCAGATGAGCTGCTCGTCGGTGACGCAGTACATGTTGACCTTCTCCTCGCTGTGATCGGGACAGGCCAGACCTCTGAGCCTCGAGTCTGGCACCGGCTCGGTCAGCCGGTGGCCGGTGAACGGCTTCTTGTTCGGGTGCGTGGCCCGAAGACATTCCTGACAGTACGACACCTCGCATGTGACGCAAGTCTTTACGGCGTCCTGCGGCGGGTCCTGCTCGCAGAACTGACACTGGACCGGCTCGGACGGTGAACTCATGGCCTTGACCTCATCCAGGATGCGCAGCGGGGTAGAGCGGCGGGTTTCGTCCGGGGAGTTGGGTCCGCTCAGCGAGGCCTTCTGGAAGCGGTCGATGATGTTTTGCAGCGTGACGTTGCGCTTCAGTCCGTCTAGGCCCTGCTGGTCGAGGGTGATGACATAGCGGCAGGTGGGACACTGGAACGCAGAGAAGGGTTTGGCGGACTCGTCCAGTGACGTGCAGTGGGACACCAGGATGCGGTGAGCGCAGTTGAAGCACAGACTGTGAGCGCACGGCAGCAGAAGAGGATCTTCAAAAAGCTCCAGACAGATTGGGCAGGTCAACTCCGACTCGAGTGTGTCCATCTTCAGTGAAACAATGGCAACGTCAGCGAAATCCAGGGAAGCCGTTTAGCCGTCTAGAGACACGCGAGagacaggagaaaataagaacaGCGTTCTTCATTATTGTGGGGTCAAAATGAGCGCCttggttaaaaaatgaaaaatgtcatcTAGGCTAAGATTTGCGTTGTACTGCACCCAGTCATTTTGATGTTCAAAGGGTTCAAAGGTTGAAACTATACAGGTtgaaatgctttaaataaatataactcaTGCAAAATTATATACACCTTACACAGAGTTTGTGCAAAATTATCATTCccataaaaaatctgaaatacattatatacaaatacattCAACCACAGTTATAAAACAGCTTGTAAACGAAATATTTTGACAtgatttatgttatattataccatggtctgtttgagtACTCAATAATTACCCAGATTAATACCCTATAATGcacgggtagctccagtcagtttgattacctttaaaatgtacatttacatttcattaaagcatttggcagatgattatatccaaagcaacttacattgcattatattatacattgtACCCAAGTATgagcaatcccctgggattgaacccatgaccatGGTGTTGCTAGTGCCACGCTATAATCACTATTTTAAAGGTATATTAACACATAAAGAGTTTCACAGATaaagtgtgttgtgttttggagAGCGTCTCGTTGGTTTGACAGCTCATTGGAGCAGAAGGCTTCGGCCATAACTGCAGCGAGTACACTGAAGCTTTGTTTGTGACAAGACCAACAGCACAGATGCGATCGGACAGACTCCATCCGTCAGGATTAATCTGCTGAATTCTCTTCATTCACTCATTATGTGTGAAAAAATGAAGTTCATTACCAACAGCCTTTGAAGATAAATGAACGTACAGTAATAGCTGCTGACACGTTCGCTGAGAAACTGCTTCACAAAGCCATCAGGAAACAAAAGCCCAACtgtttcacattaaaaaaaaaaacctaaaataaGAGATACTATTTAATCTAACGCCAACACACTCTACAGCAATAGGGTTGCATTGGTTGTAACATTATTTTGATCtcattaaagggaaagttcagtCAAAAATGAGAATCTTTTTcgccttatgtcattccaaacctgagtGTCTTtctggaacacaagagaagatattttgaagaatgttgatgatcaaacaacactgaactccattgtcttccattgtatgaatacaaaaccactcagacatttccttaaaatattttctgttgtgttccaccGAAGAATAAAGAGatgagagagaaaaatgaaagaatgatGAACTGGCCCTTTAAGACAGATTCATATTTGCTAAAAGGCTATATTGTTTGTTCAAGTTAGCTAATGGGTTTACTGATGTTAACAAGTGTTAGTGATTATATCATAAATCATTGTTACATTATAAACACAGTTCAGCTTTCTTTTGTCAGAAACACAGTGgccttcaacaaaacaaaatgtcgCTGCATTTACATATCCACCAGATTACCATACGCCCGGATAACAACTGCTAACAAACACATGATACCAAAGCAAACTTGACATTTCTGACCTATTTTTGCAATGACTCCAGTCACATAACTCATAATGTTCGTGgatgtgtgatgatgtcactttCCCTGAGGcttaaaacatgaacacatgtGCAAAATACTGGAGCTGTTTGGAAACACTGTGTGTTCAGAACTTGATACCAGCTTTTGTAAGTTTATCCTGCTTAACATGAGATTCTAGTGAAAAATATCACAACCATACCTTAAACACAGGCGAAGACATTGATGATTATTGTTTACACTCCATTTTCTGAAGTTTAACATAATCATGTTGTGTCTGTTGAAACGCACATTGAGACGGTGACAGTGTGTGCCAGGATAAAtgtctgacaaaaaaaaactcggAGAGCAACAAACCAGATGATCTTTCACTCCTACAGACTATCGACTTTGACAAAACGAACACGCCACAAAAAATTACTTTCAACACAAATACATGATCCAAAgccccacaaacacacacgatcTATTAAAACTGATGCATGGAAACAGGTTCATGCATGAGGACACAGATTCAGATTCACCAACCGATGGATCTCGCGTCGCTTCCCACTTCAGAGCCATTTTCCAGCAGGAACTTCTGTCCAGATCTCCGGCGGCTCGTTTCACGCCGTGAAAAAGCTCTCGTGTCCGAGTAAGAAATCCAGATGGCGTCGTCATCCACAACAATAATCCAaacccatcacacacacacacacagacgctgAGAGTCAAACGCAGCGCAACAGGAAAAGCTGCCCACGATAATTCCAGGAAAGCAAACTCCACCTATGAGAACGGCCACGGGAAACAGAGACGGGGAGTGAACCGCAgacactctctatctctctctctctctctctctctctcgtcttaCTTCTGTGGCACAATGCTGCTCTTATCTGGGCTTGCTCGCCGGGGAATAAAACACAT is a window encoding:
- the mid1 gene encoding E3 ubiquitin-protein ligase Midline-1; the protein is MDTLESELTCPICLELFEDPLLLPCAHSLCFNCAHRILVSHCTSLDESAKPFSAFQCPTCRYVITLDQQGLDGLKRNVTLQNIIDRFQKASLSGPNSPDETRRSTPLRILDEVKAMSSPSEPVQCQFCEQDPPQDAVKTCVTCEVSYCQECLRATHPNKKPFTGHRLTEPVPDSRLRGLACPDHSEEKVNMYCVTDEQLICSLCKLVGHHRDHKVSALGERYDKLKHMLDSNLSNLIKRNNELENLMGKLIQTCQHVEHNASHQESKLVEECDILINIVQQRRQMISTKIREGKVVRLRKLAQQIANCKQFLERSSSLITQADQTLKETDHARFLQTAKSIAERVSMATASSQVLIPEINLNDTFDALALDFSREKKMLECLDYLTAPNAPTIREELCTASHDTITVHWTSEDEFSIVSYELQYTICTGQANILSLCNSMESWMIVPNIKQNHYTVHGLQCGTKYIFIVKAMNQAGSRSSPPGKLKTNSQPFKLDPKSAHRKLKVSHDNLTVERDEASSMKSHAQDRFGSSGNYGVTGNVYIDSGRHYWEVLIGGSTWFAIGIAYKSAPKHGWVGKDSASWVLCRCNTSWAGRHNGKEFPVEPSPHMRRLGVLLDYDTGSLAFYDAAGTQHLHTFDIAFSQPICPVFSVWNKCLTVLTGLPIPDHLEVSDHRE